In Numenius arquata unplaced genomic scaffold, bNumArq3.hap1.1 HAP1_SCAFFOLD_45, whole genome shotgun sequence, one DNA window encodes the following:
- the LOC141478847 gene encoding olfactory receptor 14J1-like, whose protein sequence is MSNSSSITQFLLLAFADTRELQLLHFGLFLGIYLAALLGNALIITAIACDHRLHTPMYFFLLNLSVLDLGSISTTVPKAMANSLFDTVAISYWGCAAQLFLFFFFIGAEYSLLTVMSYDRYVAICQPLHYGTLLGSRACVHMAAAAWGSGFLNALLHTANTFSLPLCQGNVLDQFFCEIPQILKLSCSHSYLREVGLVVVSACLAFGCFVFIVVSYVQIFRAVLRIPSEQGRHKAFSTCLPHLAVVSLFLTTGMFAHLKPPSISSSPLDLVVSFLYSVVPPAVNPLIYSMRNQELKDTSKKLILSLISQQH, encoded by the coding sequence atgtccaacagcagctccatcacccagttcctcctcctggcattcgcagacacacgggagctgcagctcttgcacttcgggctcttcctgggcatctacctggctgccctcctgggaaacgcgctcatcatcaccgccatcgcctgtgaccaccgcctccacacccccatgtacttcttcctcctcaacctctccgttcttgacctgggatccatctccaccactgtccccaaagccatggccaattccctgtttgacaccgtggccatctcctactggggatgtgctgcacagctatttctgtttttcttcttcattggtgcagagtactcccttctcactgtcatgtcctacgatcgctacgttgccatctgccaacccctgcactacgggaccctcctgggcagcagagcttgtgtccacatggcagcagctgcctggggcagtgggtttctcaatgctctcctgcacacggccaatacattttccctacccctctgccagggcaatgtcctggaccagttcttctgtgaaatcccccagatcctcaagctctcctgctcacactcctacctcagggaagttgggcttgttgttgtcagtgcctgtttagcatttgggtgttttgtgttcattgtggtgtcctatgtgcagatcttcagggccgtgctgaggatcccctctgagcagggacggcacaaagccttttccacgtgcctccctcacctggccgtggtctccctgtttctcaccactggcatgtttgcccacctgaagcccccctccatctcctcctcacccctggatctggtggtgtcatttctgtactcggtggtacctccagctgtgaaccctctcatctacagcatgaggaaccaggagctgaaagacacatcgaagaagctgattctgtcactgatctctcagcagcattaa
- the LOC141478848 gene encoding olfactory receptor 14A16-like: MPNSSSITQFLLLAFADTRELQLLHFGLFLGIYLAALLGNALIITAIACDHRLHTPMYFFLLNLSILDLGSISTTVPKSLAVSLWESRAISYWGCVAQLLFFLFFITTEYSLLTVMSYDRYVAICQPLHYGTLLGSRACVHMAAAAWGSGFLNALLHTANTFSLPLCQGNVLDQFFCEIPQILKLSCSHSYLRELGLLVVSACLAFGCFVFIVVSYVQIFRAVLRIPSEQGRHKAFSTCLPHLAVVSLFVSTAVFAHLKPSSISSPYLDLVVTVLYSVLPPAVNLLIYSMRNKELKDAIRRLISWTFSKSDKFATSPHQ; this comes from the coding sequence atgcccaacagcagctccatcacccagttcctcctcctggcattcgcagacacacgggagctgcagctcttgcacttcgggctcttcctgggcatctacctggctgccctcctgggaaacgcactcatcatcaccgccatcgcctgtgaccaccgcctccacacccccatgtacttcttcctcctcaacctctccattcttgacctgggctccatctccaccactgtccccaaatctcttgcagtttccctctgggaatccagggccatctcctactggggatgtgtggcccagctcttattctttctcttctttatcacaacagagtactcccttctcactgtcatgtcctacgaccgctacgttgccatctgccaacccctgcactatgggaccctcctgggcagcagagcgtgtgtccacatggcagcagctgcctggggcagtgggtttctcaatgctctcctgcacacggccaatacattttccctacccctctgccagggcaatgtcctggaccagttcttctgtgaaatcccccagatcctcaagctctcctgctcacactcctacctcagggaacttgggcttcttgtggtcagtgcctgtttagcatttgggtgttttgttttcattgtggtgtcctatgtgcagatcttcagggccgtgctgaggatcccctctgagcagggacggcacaaagccttttccacgtgcctccctcacctggccgtggtctccctctttgtcagcactgcagtgtttgcccacctgaagccctcctccatctcctctccatacctggatctggtggtgactgttctgtactcagtgcttcctccagcagtgaacctcctcatctacagcatgagaaacaaagagctcaaggatgccattaggaggctgatttcatggaccttctccaagagtgacaaatttgctACGTCTCCCcaccaatga